A single region of the Ornithorhynchus anatinus isolate Pmale09 chromosome 6, mOrnAna1.pri.v4, whole genome shotgun sequence genome encodes:
- the LOC107547878 gene encoding tumor necrosis factor ligand superfamily member 10-like isoform X5, whose product MAISKLKSQAQGSPEELKCLQLINSLQEVEDLEDLFSNQSCLKLVGNLKSYVTTVTEDILRRSIQKGARSGFANASEGQLMPGSLAPGAQPSAHLTLQPHGSPSDAASAAFGELPQSCRHPIQNWEDLGLLSHLRNVTHRAGALRINQGGKYYVYSQIYFRYLAEGPGARPSARQLVQCVSRRTSYRQPILLLKGVGTKCWAPEAEYGLHAVYQGGLFELRAGDELLVSVSTPAIDYTDGAASYFGVFRLDV is encoded by the exons TTAAAGTCCCAAGCTCAGGGGAGTCCTGAGGAGCTGAAGTGCTTGCAGCTCATCAACAGCCTTCAGGAAGTCGAAGATCTGGAGGACCTTTTTAGCAACCAGTCCTGCCTCAAGCTGGTTGGCAACCTCAAGTCCTATGTGACCACG GTGACAGAAGACATTCTTCGCAGGAGCATCCAGAAGG gAGCTAGGTCAGGCTTCGCCAACGCGTCGGAGGGACAGCTGATGCCCGGCTCCTTGGCCCCCGGGGCGCAGCCCTCCGCGCACCTCACTCTGCAGCCCCACGGCTCTCCCTCGGACG CAGCCTCGGCGGCGTTCGGGGAGCTCCCCCAGTCCTGCCGCCACCCGATCCAGAACTGGGAGGACCTAGGGCTGCTCTCGCACCTGCGCAACGTGACCCACCGTGCGGGGGCCCTCCGGATCAACCAGGGCGGCAAGTACTACGTCTACTCGCAGATCTACTTCCGCTACCTGGCcgagggccccggggcccggccgtccGCCCGCCAGCTGGTGCAGTGCGTCAGCCGCCGCACCTCCTACCGCCAGCCCATCCTGCTCCTCAAAGGCGTCGGCACCAAGTGCTGGGCCCCCGAGGCCGAGTACGGGCTCCACGCCGTCTACCAGGGCGGCCTCTTCGAGCTCAGGGCCGGGGACGAGCTCCTCGTCTCCGTCTCCACCCCGGCCATCGACTACACCGACGGGGCCGCCAGCTACTTCGGGGTCTTCCGGCTGGACGTGTGA